In Bacillus sp. SM2101, a single window of DNA contains:
- a CDS encoding XtrA/YqaO family protein encodes MRLKEIDITDSTFETNVNEQQAPYVVIVSNGKAKISQLPSYGETKIITHQNEVTRVKFDEGEEF; translated from the coding sequence ATGCGATTGAAAGAAATAGATATCACAGATTCAACGTTTGAAACTAATGTAAATGAACAACAGGCACCTTATGTTGTTATTGTAAGTAACGGGAAAGCAAAGATCTCTCAATTACCTAGTTACGGTGAAACAAAGATTATTACTCATCAAAACGAAGTGACAAGAGTTAAGTTTGATGAAGGTGAAGAGTTTTAA
- a CDS encoding helix-turn-helix transcriptional regulator yields MKVLGERIRSLRLSQGFSQKEVAHAIGVSNVQLSRYESGDRKPDAETIKDLADFFNVSTDYLLGRADNPVSLALVKQEDHKESLFFFDQKSITEEEAQALNDHLKYLRAIAKKVNKDD; encoded by the coding sequence ATGAAGGTATTAGGGGAACGGATCAGATCGTTACGGCTAAGTCAGGGATTTTCACAAAAGGAGGTTGCTCATGCGATCGGAGTATCTAATGTCCAGCTCTCCCGTTATGAATCTGGTGATCGCAAGCCTGATGCGGAAACAATCAAGGACCTTGCAGATTTTTTCAATGTATCAACAGATTACTTGTTAGGACGAGCAGACAATCCCGTTTCATTAGCTCTAGTAAAACAAGAAGATCATAAAGAAAGCTTATTTTTCTTTGATCAAAAGAGTATTACAGAGGAGGAAGCCCAAGCATTAAATGATCACTTAAAATACCTGCGAGCAATCGCTAAAAAAGTAAATAAGGACGACTAA
- a CDS encoding ImmA/IrrE family metallo-endopeptidase, translating into MEVVYKPTLLETWVSVWYKKMNIHQPSDILEEAICQINNIYFFRRPIPSYSYENGKFKSITVDSRVQALQQREQFFHELCHILRHYGWQLQMMPPTFRDLQERDAQHFTLYAAIPYHMIMAYNLKSSTIIDTLIEDFKVSEQLCTERVRRIFRNSSVVK; encoded by the coding sequence GTGGAAGTAGTATATAAACCAACACTTTTAGAAACATGGGTTTCAGTTTGGTATAAAAAAATGAACATCCATCAACCATCAGATATCCTTGAAGAAGCCATTTGTCAAATCAATAATATTTATTTTTTCCGAAGGCCCATACCGAGCTATTCTTATGAGAACGGCAAGTTTAAATCCATTACTGTTGATTCAAGAGTACAAGCTTTACAGCAGAGAGAACAATTTTTTCACGAGCTCTGTCATATTCTTCGACATTACGGCTGGCAATTACAAATGATGCCTCCAACATTTAGAGACTTACAAGAGCGTGATGCCCAACATTTCACTTTATATGCAGCAATTCCATACCATATGATAATGGCATATAATCTCAAAAGCTCAACAATCATCGATACACTTATAGAAGACTTCAAGGTTAGCGAGCAGCTATGTACAGAAAGAGTAAGAAGAATATTTAGAAATTCATCAGTTGTAAAATAA
- a CDS encoding S4 domain-containing protein: protein MNVKHFYWNLINMEDVIQEQRYCSNCGRVVLYYDTLIRRHNANGKNIYRYAIYKCEKNHTWNKKLEAYKSYTDHIRLNEAVPTDDEVNTPICYKSLVVNEIACVQISIIHVIGDFRIDKVLADRLSNISRNEIVKKLQDSLITVNKQHVKPSTRIRSGDNIVLLITNTEHDV from the coding sequence ATGAACGTAAAACACTTTTATTGGAATTTAATTAATATGGAAGATGTGATACAAGAGCAACGCTATTGTTCAAATTGTGGTAGAGTCGTTCTCTATTACGATACATTAATTAGACGCCATAATGCGAATGGAAAAAATATTTATCGATATGCGATTTATAAGTGTGAAAAAAACCATACGTGGAATAAAAAGCTTGAAGCTTATAAAAGCTATACCGATCACATTAGGTTGAATGAAGCTGTCCCAACTGATGACGAAGTTAATACCCCAATTTGTTATAAATCGTTAGTAGTTAATGAGATAGCATGTGTTCAAATATCAATAATTCATGTGATTGGTGATTTTCGAATAGATAAAGTGTTAGCTGATCGCTTAAGTAATATTAGTAGAAACGAAATTGTAAAAAAGTTGCAGGACAGTTTAATAACTGTTAATAAACAACATGTTAAGCCAAGTACAAGAATACGTAGTGGAGATAACATTGTTCTATTAATAACTAACACTGAGCATGATGTTTAA